The following are encoded together in the Pseudoalteromonas shioyasakiensis genome:
- the ilvC gene encoding ketol-acid reductoisomerase has protein sequence MANYFNTLPLREQLAQLAQCEFMDPAEFADGVDALKGKKLVIVGCGAQGLNQGLNLRDSGLDVSYTLRESAIAERRQSFLNASENGFTVGTYEELIPTADVVLNLTPDKQHTAVVTAIMPLMKQGATLAYSHGFNIVEEGMQIREDLTVIMVAPKCPGSEVREEYKRGFGVPTLIAVHPENDPQGHGLAQAKAYAAGTGGHRAGVLKSSFIAEVKSDLMGEQTILCGMLQTGSLLCFDKMVEKGIDASYASKLIQYGWEVITEALKYGGVTNMLDRLSNPAKVKAFELSEELKTIMRPLYNKHMDDIISGEFSRGMMADWAEDDAKLLAWRAETAETAFEKQQNTDQEISEQAFFDQGILMVAMVKAGVELAFETMTAAGIIAESAYYESLHETPLIANTIARKKLFEMNRTISDTAEYGCYLYNHACLPLLQDFMKGIDTDVIGKGLDSASNQVDNQTLIAVNKALREHPVEIIGSKLRGYMSAMKKIV, from the coding sequence ATGGCGAATTATTTTAATACTCTTCCTTTAAGAGAGCAGTTAGCGCAATTAGCGCAGTGTGAATTTATGGATCCAGCAGAGTTTGCTGATGGTGTAGACGCTTTAAAAGGAAAAAAACTCGTTATTGTCGGTTGTGGCGCACAAGGCCTTAACCAAGGTTTAAATTTACGTGATTCAGGTTTAGATGTTTCTTACACACTTCGTGAATCAGCGATTGCTGAGCGTCGTCAATCTTTCTTAAACGCATCTGAAAATGGTTTTACTGTAGGCACATATGAAGAGCTTATCCCAACAGCAGATGTTGTATTAAACCTAACGCCTGATAAACAACATACGGCTGTTGTAACTGCCATCATGCCGTTAATGAAACAAGGTGCAACACTTGCTTATTCACACGGCTTCAACATTGTTGAAGAAGGCATGCAAATCCGTGAAGACTTAACAGTTATCATGGTTGCACCTAAGTGCCCTGGTTCAGAAGTACGTGAAGAGTACAAACGTGGTTTTGGTGTACCAACATTAATTGCGGTTCACCCAGAGAACGACCCTCAAGGTCATGGTTTAGCGCAAGCAAAAGCGTATGCAGCAGGGACCGGTGGTCATCGTGCAGGTGTATTAAAATCATCATTTATTGCAGAAGTTAAATCTGACTTAATGGGTGAGCAAACGATTCTGTGCGGCATGTTACAAACAGGTTCACTACTTTGCTTCGATAAAATGGTCGAAAAAGGCATTGACGCAAGTTACGCATCAAAACTAATCCAGTACGGTTGGGAAGTAATTACTGAAGCGCTTAAGTATGGTGGTGTGACTAATATGCTTGACCGCTTATCAAACCCAGCAAAAGTGAAAGCGTTCGAATTAAGTGAAGAGCTTAAAACTATTATGCGCCCGCTTTATAACAAGCACATGGACGATATCATCAGCGGCGAATTCTCACGCGGTATGATGGCTGACTGGGCTGAAGATGACGCAAAATTACTAGCATGGCGCGCAGAAACTGCCGAAACTGCATTCGAAAAGCAACAAAATACCGACCAAGAGATCAGCGAGCAAGCATTCTTCGACCAAGGTATTTTAATGGTTGCAATGGTTAAAGCAGGTGTTGAGCTTGCCTTCGAAACCATGACTGCGGCAGGTATCATCGCTGAATCTGCTTACTATGAATCACTACACGAAACGCCGCTTATCGCAAACACCATTGCTCGTAAGAAGCTTTTCGAAATGAACCGAACTATTTCAGATACTGCAGAGTATGGCTGTTACTTATACAACCACGCGTGTTTACCGCTGCTACAAGACTTTATGAAAGGCATCGATACAGATGTGATTGGTAAAGGTCTTGATAGTGCAAGCAACCAGGTTGATAACCAAACCTTGATTGCCGTGAATAAAGCACTACGCGAGCACCCGGTTGAAATCATTGGTAGCAAGCTACGTGGTTACATGTCAGCAATGAAGAAAATTGTTTAA
- the ilvY gene encoding HTH-type transcriptional activator IlvY, whose product MDHKHLNYFLALAKTLHFARASELCHISAPTLSRNIKQLEEEVGVVLFNRDNRTVKLTREGESFIEYANATLANWHRFKANVQEPQQHVYGNVSIYCSVTASYSFLHQILEQLRMQHPYIEITLNTGDPALAINRVLDGHEDMAIAAKPMKLPGQIAFTSVGYSPLVLIAPKIACPISEKLYANEQIDWSDLEFIVAEQGLSRQRLEQWWRKKNIHGRIYAQVAGHEAMVSMVSLGLGIAMVPKIVLDNSPLKDKVQIVSDAEQTIAGFEIGLAVLNKERHDPALNAIWSIAQSLTQQAI is encoded by the coding sequence ATGGATCACAAACATCTTAATTACTTTTTGGCGTTAGCTAAGACCCTGCACTTTGCCAGAGCCAGTGAGCTCTGCCATATCAGTGCGCCAACTTTGAGCCGTAACATCAAGCAACTAGAAGAAGAAGTTGGGGTAGTGCTGTTTAATCGGGATAATCGCACCGTAAAATTAACCCGCGAAGGTGAGTCATTTATTGAGTACGCTAATGCGACGCTTGCTAACTGGCATCGTTTTAAGGCTAATGTGCAAGAGCCGCAACAGCATGTTTATGGCAATGTCAGTATTTATTGCTCAGTAACAGCTTCGTATAGCTTTTTACACCAAATACTCGAGCAACTGCGAATGCAACATCCATATATTGAAATTACCCTCAATACCGGTGATCCTGCTCTTGCAATAAATCGTGTTTTAGATGGCCATGAAGATATGGCAATTGCTGCAAAACCTATGAAGTTGCCGGGGCAAATTGCCTTTACCAGTGTAGGTTACTCACCATTAGTTCTGATAGCACCAAAAATAGCATGCCCGATCAGCGAAAAGCTTTATGCCAATGAACAAATTGATTGGTCAGATTTAGAATTTATCGTTGCTGAGCAGGGGTTATCAAGGCAGCGCCTTGAACAGTGGTGGCGTAAAAAGAATATCCATGGCCGAATATATGCGCAGGTTGCAGGCCATGAAGCCATGGTTTCTATGGTGAGTTTAGGTTTAGGTATTGCCATGGTGCCAAAAATTGTACTGGATAACAGCCCGCTCAAAGATAAAGTACAAATAGTGAGTGATGCAGAGCAGACTATTGCAGGATTTGAAATTGGTCTAGCTGTTTTAAATAAAGAGCGGCATGATCCGGCACTCAACGCCATTTGGAGTATTGCTCAATCGCTTACTCAGCAAGCAATTTAG
- a CDS encoding DUF3019 domain-containing protein: MKYFVFSLCVFAAFFWATPSHAQATQFDITPKVCVVLQQHEFCDLELKISWQTKQPQDLCLFQNNQQIQCWNDSKKGLYSHKARVQVETIYSLVNPHTGSKIATAKVEVQSTEAKTTRRRLRSPWSFF, encoded by the coding sequence ATGAAGTATTTTGTTTTTAGTCTGTGTGTGTTTGCTGCTTTTTTTTGGGCTACCCCAAGCCATGCGCAAGCGACTCAGTTTGATATCACGCCAAAAGTGTGTGTTGTATTACAACAGCACGAATTTTGTGATCTTGAGTTAAAAATCAGCTGGCAAACTAAACAACCTCAAGATCTGTGTTTGTTTCAAAATAACCAACAAATTCAATGCTGGAACGACAGCAAGAAAGGGCTATATAGCCATAAAGCGCGGGTTCAGGTTGAAACAATATACTCCTTAGTCAATCCGCACACGGGGAGCAAAATTGCGACCGCAAAAGTCGAAGTGCAAAGCACCGAAGCAAAAACAACGAGGCGTAGGTTACGCTCACCGTGGAGCTTTTTTTAA
- a CDS encoding MipA/OmpV family protein yields the protein MLVSQASADDSTRTERESRVANQQIDTQQWHLSINTGAGVITNPLHGGDNLPLIVLPEIAFYGEKWFFDNGRLGYSFQESDTHVVNFVTEFNPETRFFIDFHPSNVFALQTSNSFIVESTTSNELAEKSVSTNDIKKRRWALDAGLSYHYIHNNHVISLQALADISGVYKGLRSALQWQSHHRIGNLSVAPSLGVWYKSARLNDYFYGLSAKESSYGEIDVGSSWQPYAKIDARWPLSEANSLRFHLAYYDYSAVDDSPLFEHTYSMTAFIGFNHIF from the coding sequence ATGCTAGTAAGTCAAGCAAGCGCCGATGACTCAACGCGCACTGAACGTGAAAGCCGTGTGGCAAATCAACAGATCGATACCCAGCAGTGGCACCTAAGTATTAATACGGGAGCAGGGGTGATCACGAACCCGCTTCATGGTGGCGATAACTTACCATTAATTGTGCTGCCTGAAATTGCTTTTTATGGTGAAAAATGGTTCTTTGATAATGGCCGTTTAGGTTATTCATTCCAAGAAAGCGATACTCATGTAGTTAATTTTGTTACCGAGTTCAACCCTGAGACTCGTTTTTTTATTGATTTTCACCCAAGCAATGTTTTTGCACTGCAAACATCGAATAGCTTTATTGTTGAATCGACCACCAGTAATGAACTGGCAGAAAAGTCGGTATCGACGAATGATATTAAAAAGAGACGATGGGCATTAGATGCTGGCTTAAGCTATCACTATATTCATAATAATCATGTGATTTCTTTACAGGCACTAGCCGATATTTCGGGCGTTTATAAAGGCCTTCGTAGTGCTTTACAATGGCAATCACATCACCGCATAGGAAACCTATCTGTCGCACCTAGCTTAGGGGTTTGGTACAAATCAGCCAGACTAAATGATTATTTTTATGGTTTATCGGCTAAAGAGTCCTCATATGGGGAAATAGATGTTGGCAGTAGTTGGCAACCTTATGCTAAAATCGACGCCCGTTGGCCCCTGAGTGAGGCTAACTCTCTTCGTTTTCATTTAGCATATTATGACTACTCAGCCGTGGATGACAGTCCGCTTTTTGAACACACGTACTCGATGACTGCATTTATAGGATTCAATCATATTTTTTAA
- a CDS encoding GGDEF domain-containing protein yields the protein MVKYKMPITPLNYALWYCYVSEKNQDLNEELDSIIKKHNTCSHEQAKHLFNKYLSRDDLALFYQLSGGFNDVVGKVHQDINEAINYSAEFNQALQECRDTLTSADISQESGFDDVLDCVERLSDESAALQSRAQDFQNQLALAYSEITELKQELVRSRSKAEKDPLTGLYNRGKFDEDITRFCQTNDLAEVAVLTMVDIDHFKQFNDTFGHQKGDQVLRAVSAKLLKHVSSVGQAYRYGGEEFCFTAQFASISDMTNFTQQLRQAVTKLQIKDPKSNKVLSQVTASFGIAIKAKTSNPEQLIAKADKALYLAKEHGRNRIEIVEE from the coding sequence ATGGTAAAGTACAAAATGCCAATCACTCCGCTTAATTATGCGCTTTGGTATTGTTATGTTAGCGAAAAGAATCAAGACTTAAACGAAGAGCTTGATAGTATTATTAAAAAACACAATACCTGTAGCCATGAGCAGGCAAAGCATCTTTTCAACAAGTATTTATCTCGGGACGACTTGGCATTATTTTATCAGCTATCTGGCGGGTTTAATGATGTTGTTGGTAAAGTGCATCAAGATATCAATGAAGCCATTAATTACTCAGCTGAATTTAATCAGGCCTTACAAGAGTGCCGTGACACACTAACTAGTGCAGATATAAGTCAGGAAAGCGGCTTTGATGATGTACTTGACTGTGTAGAGCGCTTAAGTGACGAGTCGGCGGCTTTGCAAAGTCGTGCACAAGATTTTCAAAATCAGCTTGCGCTGGCTTACTCTGAAATTACAGAATTAAAACAAGAGCTTGTTAGGTCTAGAAGTAAAGCCGAAAAAGACCCACTTACAGGGCTTTATAATCGCGGTAAATTTGATGAAGATATCACGCGGTTTTGTCAAACCAATGACCTAGCAGAAGTCGCTGTCCTTACTATGGTCGATATCGATCACTTTAAACAATTTAACGACACCTTTGGTCATCAAAAAGGGGATCAAGTTTTGCGTGCAGTTTCTGCAAAACTACTTAAACATGTATCTAGTGTTGGTCAGGCCTATCGTTATGGTGGTGAAGAGTTTTGCTTCACCGCACAGTTTGCCAGTATTAGTGACATGACTAACTTCACTCAGCAACTACGTCAAGCTGTAACCAAATTACAAATCAAAGACCCTAAATCTAATAAGGTGTTAAGCCAAGTAACAGCTAGTTTTGGTATTGCTATAAAAGCTAAAACTAGTAATCCAGAACAACTCATAGCAAAAGCCGATAAAGCGCTCTATTTAGCCAAAGAGCATGGTCGAAATCGTATCGAAATCGTCGAAGAGTAA
- a CDS encoding methyl-accepting chemotaxis protein, whose translation MALNQLTITKKITLLGSSIALIVAALIGATAIYSAKQIIEKRMIESELPSKLQAIDNYITHDINQMISAAEQLSSNEFVLEWARSGNTDDKTLLKELNRLVKQYDLATASWANRETAQYWNQDGFLRVLTQEQDGWFFAFTNTAQPFSISIYQESPTDVKMFVNHQQTNGIGLAGLAKSIDDMQAMLKRFQIEETGFVFVADKNGLIQLHKDENKVAKAKLDDVYKTGITRTLLTQSDFNLQEIDLNGEATLVAASPIKNTDLFVIAQVPKHEVFSSIQVLQWQIISFAIVIALIASFAGLVLARTLSSPLSKMAELFTRLGSGDANLAYRLPDSEQPELANLSAGFNQFISKIETAISQVAQESSEIRQSADHVFQQAQKNSVALDNQKEQTISVAAAINEMGATVQEIASSAANTAKLTENSKQNTEQSHTQVTQSKEAIIELACDIDNITEQVNELANKTQAIASIVDSIRGISEQTNLLALNAAIESARAGEHGRGFAVVADEVRALANRTSQSTTEIQTMISELTNTSDLVVNHINHSKSQAQLSVDAMQSSVELLNAINDAANEINDMATLIATATEEQSNVVADVGRNIEQISDISDNVMREQIDSEQAIKDLANSAQTLDDLVATFDKR comes from the coding sequence ATGGCGTTAAATCAACTCACCATTACTAAAAAAATCACACTGCTTGGCAGTTCAATTGCTCTCATTGTTGCTGCGTTAATAGGCGCAACAGCGATATACAGTGCAAAACAAATCATCGAAAAACGAATGATAGAATCTGAACTACCTAGCAAACTACAAGCAATTGATAATTATATTACTCACGATATAAATCAAATGATCAGTGCAGCTGAGCAACTCTCTAGTAACGAATTTGTATTAGAGTGGGCGCGTTCAGGCAATACTGATGATAAAACACTGCTAAAAGAACTTAACCGCCTTGTTAAGCAATACGATTTAGCAACCGCTTCGTGGGCTAATCGTGAAACTGCACAATATTGGAACCAAGACGGCTTTTTGCGCGTTTTAACGCAAGAGCAAGATGGTTGGTTTTTTGCGTTTACAAACACCGCACAGCCTTTTTCTATCAGTATCTATCAAGAGTCGCCGACTGATGTGAAAATGTTTGTAAACCACCAGCAAACCAACGGCATTGGTTTAGCAGGCCTTGCTAAAAGCATTGACGATATGCAGGCAATGCTGAAACGCTTCCAAATCGAAGAAACCGGTTTTGTATTTGTTGCAGATAAAAACGGCCTCATTCAACTGCATAAAGATGAGAATAAAGTCGCTAAAGCTAAATTGGATGACGTTTATAAAACGGGCATCACGCGTACTCTGCTAACGCAAAGCGACTTCAATTTACAAGAAATTGATCTTAACGGTGAAGCAACCTTAGTGGCAGCAAGCCCTATTAAAAACACCGATTTATTTGTTATTGCCCAAGTGCCTAAGCACGAAGTATTTTCGAGTATTCAGGTTTTACAATGGCAAATCATCAGCTTTGCAATTGTCATTGCGCTAATCGCAAGTTTTGCTGGTTTAGTGCTTGCACGTACGCTTTCATCGCCGCTGTCGAAAATGGCTGAGTTATTCACCCGTTTAGGCTCTGGTGATGCTAATTTAGCATATAGACTTCCTGACTCTGAGCAACCTGAACTTGCTAACCTATCTGCAGGCTTTAACCAGTTTATCTCTAAGATTGAAACTGCAATTAGCCAAGTTGCTCAAGAAAGTAGTGAAATCAGACAAAGCGCTGATCATGTGTTTCAGCAAGCACAAAAGAACTCAGTAGCGCTTGATAATCAAAAAGAGCAAACTATCTCTGTTGCTGCGGCAATTAATGAAATGGGTGCGACTGTGCAAGAAATTGCCTCAAGCGCAGCTAACACCGCTAAGCTCACTGAGAATAGTAAGCAGAACACTGAACAAAGCCATACTCAGGTAACGCAAAGTAAAGAAGCGATAATAGAGCTGGCATGTGATATCGATAATATCACCGAGCAAGTAAACGAGTTGGCAAATAAAACACAAGCTATCGCAAGTATTGTTGACTCTATTAGAGGGATTTCGGAGCAAACCAATTTGTTAGCACTCAACGCAGCGATTGAGTCTGCACGTGCCGGTGAGCACGGCCGAGGCTTTGCAGTTGTAGCGGATGAAGTAAGAGCGCTTGCAAATCGCACTTCACAATCAACAACTGAAATTCAAACGATGATCAGTGAGCTAACGAACACGTCTGATTTAGTGGTTAATCACATCAACCACTCAAAATCTCAAGCTCAATTAAGCGTTGATGCAATGCAGAGCTCTGTTGAATTACTAAATGCCATTAACGATGCTGCCAATGAAATAAACGATATGGCAACCTTAATAGCAACTGCGACCGAAGAGCAAAGTAATGTAGTGGCAGATGTGGGTCGTAATATTGAGCAAATAAGTGATATTAGTGACAACGTCATGCGTGAACAAATTGATAGTGAACAAGCAATCAAAGACTTAGCAAACAGTGCACAAACTCTTGATGACCTTGTTGCGACGTTTGATAAACGCTGA
- a CDS encoding response regulator codes for MAKILLVEDDLGLQQLTRDYLQHNGLDVAVLERGDEVFEYLENNPVDLMILDVMLPGKDGFSVCRQVRDKFSLPILMLTAKGEDFDQVIGLELGADDYVIKPAEPRVLLARINALLRRGQATNKAPEELSFGDLTIDKTSRIVTLKGSEITLTSHEFELLWLLASNAGEVLSREHVHQHMIGRQYDGLDRTVDVRVSRIRKKLGDNSDKPYRIKTVWGQGYLFVSDAWDM; via the coding sequence ATGGCAAAGATTTTACTTGTTGAAGATGATCTCGGCTTACAGCAGTTAACACGTGATTACCTTCAACATAATGGGTTGGATGTTGCGGTCCTTGAACGCGGCGACGAAGTATTTGAATACCTTGAAAACAACCCAGTTGATTTAATGATTTTAGATGTCATGTTACCGGGTAAAGATGGCTTTAGCGTTTGCCGTCAAGTACGTGATAAATTTAGCTTACCTATCTTAATGCTGACAGCTAAAGGTGAGGACTTTGACCAAGTGATTGGCCTTGAACTTGGCGCAGATGATTATGTAATTAAGCCTGCAGAACCTCGTGTATTGTTAGCACGTATCAATGCATTGTTACGTCGCGGTCAAGCTACAAACAAAGCGCCAGAAGAGCTTAGCTTTGGCGATTTAACCATTGATAAAACTAGCCGCATTGTTACACTTAAAGGCAGTGAAATTACACTGACTTCTCATGAATTTGAGCTGCTTTGGTTGCTTGCGTCAAATGCTGGTGAAGTGTTAAGTCGTGAGCATGTTCATCAACATATGATTGGTCGTCAATATGATGGTTTAGACCGAACCGTTGACGTACGTGTATCGCGTATCCGTAAGAAATTAGGTGATAACAGTGATAAACCATACCGAATTAAAACAGTTTGGGGACAAGGTTACCTTTTCGTATCTGACGCATGGGATATGTAA